In the Euphorbia lathyris chromosome 5, ddEupLath1.1, whole genome shotgun sequence genome, one interval contains:
- the LOC136229401 gene encoding methyl-CpG-binding domain-containing protein 9-like isoform X2: protein MEFNDSNSNANSVTTRKVPFDIDLNEAPLSSPREAVLPVAENDAAPAAPAPEGSGAGKDKGKGKAVVFDMNALPSEAEGEESEDLLNSGIHSMRGASFNGNSKNVPGNQFDLSGAPSNVVTMIKSIPVDTVQHRSDFLRNVNYASDNSVNTISFQNESEKCLDKLRQFVLDNHGRLADGWRVEFFYCQIRCKTCALYCSPAGNKFESMFDVARYLGLVSNCHSFGSQDRCNRFSLEQNWSQLYRTKKESSVFSRIEDLNQCQENPQSSFPGRINVTGAEAASEATSIYDSSHYKDGFPVQFGDFFVLSLGKVDPRPTYHCASQIWPVGYKSSWHDKVTGSLFVCDVSDGGDCGPVFKVQRYPCTARSIPTGSTILSRPSISTKSRKTESALDINNYEDTNIQMIFSDDSPPRLDLNVSTGGTALGGVSNFQPKDGLQKPSPFVSKNLGRPGLDSKRIGDDIGEFFVEGISSSLVWRMVSEKLVHFFREMYKQNGVCKFCCRHAYQWCSSCIIYDDVMESTDLLTKFCHMSVPFDISHRIESNDELSSTCEALVKWLGQDRFGLDIDFVQELIERLPGVHSFSDYTVLSNRTDKSLQTVGNGFLLVERKNDAQAEKETNCKAPKKKLLKGLSPPGKPLGSKLPAALVGDVVQSWELLWRFSEVLGLEQTISFEELEDELIDSDSLNIRTKQEASEMETTEEGTIMKQASINSGCTGETLYKAHCSLLKVLLGELQSKLTVSPDPILESGESKSKKKKKNLTFSGKPMLDLLPVNQLTWPELARRYLLIISSMDSNFDSPEIASRRESCKVFHCLQGDSGALYGPLPGVALMEADALLLAEAMKQIFGMSKSMYDNLNVELNVSVAISSSKEVQVNDAEIPEWAKVLEPVRKLPTNVGARIRRRVYEALALDPPEWATKILEHSISKEVYKGNASGPTKKAILSVLADVCGETQQPKPIKKRKSKQVSTLSDVVMKHCQKVLRSAAANDKKKVFCNLLGRTLSNTCDSEDKLLGRTLLSTCDSDDQGLLGFPAMVSRPLDFKTIDLRLTFGTYQGSHEAFLEDVREVWNHIRTAYADQPNLVDLADTLSQKFETLYENEVITLVQKLKEYTSVECLSAEAKKEMEDLLEHASEIPKAPWEERVCKVCGVDKDDSKVLLCDKCDSGYHMYCLNPPLETIPEGNWYCPSCSTKHCTTLPASQISHYGGQYRERRHRGEFTHGILESLARLITTMEVKDYWEYSVEERIFLFKFLGDELLNSSSIHENLDQCASASSDLQQKHRSLSTEWKNLKIREEVAEEMAKDDLWFRRTNGLNEPFWFYPKKGAEQHSTSNGSLFVKAPDSGCSRNQPDVIDLESNNQESIVIKNKISVLQDSIACLELQLQKVSRRKDCLGKDSSGRLYWIFPRLGSSPLVLVDGAMTNIIEDHRQFLSNNPILKSSLTDDAFSPNVSELANSIPVSSQIYLHQSNAEIEDLIKWLRDNDPVQKELIESLLHWLIYGRNSSNGSSSNLQETNQPTSVTINVEKNAKSNAVKTRALMALEKKYGPCLEPEVSTISVKWMNAEVTFGERMCRCKCLEPIWTSRHHCRSCHWSFSTKHEIDEHKDGKCSSDAHIDDVSKGKGVMRMEQGACSEKMRTCKSDNAGQEIKCGLAGVSKDMTSPYNFGEVNVKFVTRSSNKELVKEIGLLGSNGVPSLIPSASPYLDDPTLKLMTPQKGEVVSQTDHSVTGDNWSQRAAQKNIVTCKTYVNRSNSKKTCTAFEIFKELEEIGRSSDQSWSKFSFSRPGNDVSIVRDFSLRPLTGKGAQILRQLKIGLLDMDAALPEEAIKSSRADSEKRCTWRAFVKSAKSVFEMVQATIVFENMIKTDFLRKEWWYWSSISAAAKIATISSLALRIYTLDAAIIYETPLLLSPKGAAEAGINSDECSSGKETKDSVSVCKGSDLESI, encoded by the exons ATGGAGTTCAATGATTCTAATTCTAATGCTAACTCTGTGACAACTCGTAAGGTACCGTTTGACATCGATCTTAACGAGGCGCCTCTTTCTTCTCCTCGTGAAGCTGTCTTACCCGTAGCTGAAAATGATGCTGCTCCAGCTGCTCCGGCACCGGAAGGGAGTGGGGCTGGTAAAGATAAAGGTAAAGGTAAAGCGGTGGTGTTTGATATGAATGCATTGCCAAGTGAAGCTGAGGGAGAAGAAAGCGAGGACTTGCTGAATTCCGG AATACACTCTATGCGTGGTGCTTCTTTTAATGGCAACTCGAAGAATGTCCCGGGGAATCAGTTTGATCTTTCGGGGGCACCTAGCAATGTGGTAACCATGATCAAATCAATACCTGTGGATACTGTACAACATAGATCGGACTTTCTTAGAAATGTTAATTATGCAAGTGATAATTCTGTGAATACAATATCATTCCAAAATGAGAGTGAAAAATGCTTGGATAAGTTAAGACAATTTGTATTAGATAACCATGGTAGATTGGCAGATGGTTGGCGTGTGGAATTTTTTTATTGCCAGATTAGATGTAAAACCTGTGCATTATATTGTTCACCTGCTGGAAATAAGTTTGAGTCTATGTTTGATGTTGCCCGTTATCTTGGTTTGGTGTCAAATTGCCATTCCTTTGGCTCTCAGGACAGATGTAATAGATTTTCGTTAGAACAGAACTGGTCGCAGTTATACAGAACAAAAAAGGAGTCCTCGGTATTTTCAAGAATCGAGGACTTGAACCAATGCCAAGAAAATCCCCAAAGCAGTTTTCCTGGAAGGATTAATGTAACTGGTGCAGAAGCCGCCTCAGAAGCAACTTCCATCTATGACTCTTCTCATTACAAG GATGGATTCCCAGTCCAATTTGGGGATTTTTTTGTACTTTCTTTGGGGAAGGTTGATCCACGACCTACCTATCATTGTGCTAGCCAGATCTGGCCCGTAGGTTACAAATCCAGTTGGCATGACAAGGTTACTGGATCCTTATTTGTATGTGATGTCTCAGATGGGGGTGATTGTGGTCCAGTTTTTAAGGTTCAACGATATCCATGTACAGCTCGGTCCATTCCTACTGGCTCAACAATCTTGTCAAGGCCAAGCATTAGCACAAAGAGTAGAAAAACTGAAAGTGCCTTAGACATCAATAACTATGAAGATACAAATATTCAGATGATATTCTCAGATGATAGCCCTCCACGTCTGGATTTGAATGTTTCCACAGGTGGAACTGCTTTAGGTGGAGTCTCTAACTTTCAACCAAAAGATGGTTTACAGAAACCTTCTCCTTTCGTTTCAAAGAATCTAGGGAGACCTGGATTGGATAGTAAAAGAATAGGTGATGATATTGGTGAATTTTTTGTGGAAGGTATATCATCATCTTTGGTATGGAGAATGGTGTCTGAGAAGCTGGTGCATTTTTTCCGTGAAATGTATAAACAGAATGGTGTATGTAAATTTTGTTGTAGGCATGCATATCAGTGGTGCTCATCTTGCATTATTTATGACGATGTGATGGAATCAACTGATTTATTAACCAAGTTTTGCCATATGTCTGTCCCTTTTGACATTTCCCACCGTATTGAAAGCAATGATGAACTTTCTAGCACCTGCGAAGCGTTGGTTAAGTGGTTAGGCCAGGACAGGTTTGGACTGGATATTGATTTTGTGCAAGAACTAATAGAGCGGCTTCCTGGGGTTCATTCCTTTTCAGATTATACTGTTCTGAGTAATCGAACTGACAAGTCGTTACAGACAGTTGGAAATGGATTTCTTCtggttgaaaggaaaaatgacgCACAAGCTGAGAAGGAAACGAATTGTAAAGCCCCTAAGAAGAAACTTCTGAAGGGTTTGTCTCCCCCTGGCAAGCCATTGGGTTCAAAGCTTCCTGCGGCTTTAGTTGGTGATGTTGTTCAG TCGTGGGAGTTACTCTGGCGATTCTCAGAAGTTTTGGGACTGGAACAAACTATATCATTTGAGGAACTTGAAGATGAACTTATAGACTCTGATTCCTTAAATATCAGGACAAAACAAGAGGCGTCAGAAATGGAAACAACGGAAGAAGGTACAATAATGAAACAGGCTTCAATAAATAGCGGATGCACCGGAGAAACTCTTTACAAGGCTCATTGCTCGCTGCTAAAAGTACTATTGGGAGAGCTGCAGTCCAAGTTGACTGTTTCTCCAGATCCTATACTTGAAAGTGGAGAGTCtaaatcaaaaaagaaaaagaagaacttGACTTTTTCTGGAAAGCCAATGCTTGATTTACTCCCAGTAAATCAACTTACTTGGCCTGAATTGGCTAGAAGATACCTTCTAATAATCTCATCCATGGACAGTAATTTTGATTCTCCGGAGATCGCAAGCCGCCGGGAAAGTTGCAAAGTGTTCCATTGTTTACAAGGAGATAGTGGGGCACTTTATGGTCCTCTTCCTGGAGTAGCCTTAATGGAAGCTGATGCACTG CTGCTTGCAGAGGCTATGAAGCAGATTTTTGGTATGTCGAAGAGTATGTATGACAATTTGAATGTGGAGCTCAATGTTTCTGTTGCAATTAGTTCGAGCAAAGAAGTTCAAGTGAATGATGCTGAAATTCCAGAGTGGGCAAAAGTGCTAGAACCTGTAAGAAAGCTACCGACAAATGTAGGTGCGAGAATTCGAAGGCGTGTTTATGAGGCTTTGGCTCTAGATCCTCCAGAATGGGCAACAAAGATTTTAGAACATTCAATCAGCAAGGAAGTTTACAAGGGAAATGCTTCGGGGCCTACCAAG AAAGCAATTCTGTCAGTATTGGCAGATGTATGTGGTGAAACCCAGCAGCCGAAACctattaaaaagagaaaaagcaaACAAGTTAGTACTTTGTCTGACGTGGTAATGAAACACTGTCAAAAAGTGCTCCGATCTGCTGCtgcaaatgataaaaaaaaggtgTTCTGTAATTTGCTTGGAAGAACACTTTCAAATACTTGTGATAGTGAGGATAAGTTGCTTGGAAGAACACTCCTAAGTACTTGTGATAGTGATGATCAAGGATTACTTGGATTCCCAGCCATGGTGTCTCGTCCACTAGACTTCAAAACCATCGATCTGAGATTAACCTTCGGGACTTATCAAGGATCGCATGAAGCCTTCCTGGAGGATGTTCGCGAG GTTTGGAATCATATACGTACAGCATATGCAGATCAGCCCAATTTAGTGGATTTGGCTGACACATTATCACAAAAGTTTGAGACACTTTATGAAAACGAG GTTATCACATTAGTCCAAAAACTAAAAGAATATACCAGTGTGGAATGCTTAAGCGCGGAAGCAAAAAAAGAAATGGAAGATCTTCTTGAGCATGCAAGTGAGATTCCCAAAGCTCCTTGGGAAGAGCGGGTCTGTAAAGTTTGTGGAGTAGATAAAGATGATTCTAAAGTTTTGTTGTGTGATAAATGTGATTCTGGGTATCATATGTACTGTTTAAATCCTCCTCTTGAAACAATACCCGAAGGAAATTGGTATTGTCCGTCATGCAGCACTAAACATTGCACCACCCTGCCTGCTTCACAAATTTCTCACTATGGTGGCCAGTACAGGGAAAGAAGACACCGAGGAGAATTCACTCATGGTATTCTGGAGTCTCTTGCCCGTTTGATTACAACGATGGAAGTGAAGGATTATTGGGAATACAGTGTGGAGGAG AGGATATTCCTATTTAAGTTTTTGGGTGATGAGTTGCTGAATTCCTCTAGTATTCATGAAAACCTGGATCAATGTGCCTCAGCATCCAGTGATTTACAGCAGAAACACCGTTCACTATCTACAGAATGGAAGAACCTAAAGATTAGAGAAGAAGTAGCTGAAGAAATGGCAAAA GATGATCTATGGTTTCGCAGGACTAATGGTTTAAATGAGCCGTTCTGGTTTTACCCAAAAAAAGGTGCTGAGCAACACTCCACCAGCAATGGGAGTTTATTTGTAAAGGCTCCTGATTCCGGATGTTCGAGAAATCAGCCTGATGTGATTGATTTAGAATCCAATAACCAAGAGTCTATTGTCATCAAGAATAAGATTTCCGTGTTGCAGGATTCAATTGCCTGTCTAGAGTTACAATTACAGAAGGTATCTCGTAGGAAGGATTGTTTAGGGAAAGACTCTTCGGGTCGGTTATACTGGATCTTTCCCAGGCTAGGTTCATCTCCATTGGTGCTTGTTGATGGGGCTATGACGAACATTATTGAAGACCACAGGCAATTTTTGTCGAACAATCCGATTCTCAAGTCTTCTCTAACAGATGATGCGTTTAGTCCAAATGTTAGTGAACTAGCTAACAGTATTCCGGTATCTTCTCAAATCTATTTACATCAGTCTAATGCTGAAATTGAAGATCTTATTAAATGGTTGAGGGATAATGATCCAGTGCAAAAAGAGTTGATTGAATCTCTTCTGCACTGGCTGATCTACGGACGTAATAGCTCCAACGGATCTTCAAGCAATCTTCAAGAAACTAACCAACCAACTTCAGTGACCATAAATGTTGAGAAGAATGCAAAATCGAATGCAGTCAAGACCAGAGCCTTGATGGCACTGGAGAAGAAATATGGTCCTTGCTTGGAACCGGAGGTCAGTACTATCTCAGTGAAGTGGATGAATGCGGAAGTCACTTTTGGTGAAAGAATGTGCCGGTGCAAATGCCTAGAACCTATATGGACCTCTCGCCATCATTGCCGCTCTTGCCACTGGTCATTTTCTACCAAGCATGAAATTGACGAGCACAAAGATGGAAAGTGTAGTTCTGATGCTCATATTGATGATGTCTCTAAAGGTAAAGGAGTGATGAGAATGGAACAGGGAGCCTGCTCTGAAAAAATGAGAACATGCAAGTCTGATAATGCAGGACAAGAAATCAAGTGCGGGTTGGCTGGGGTTTCAAAGGACATGACGTCCCCTTACAATTTTGGAGAGGTAAATGTGAAGTTTGTCACTAGGAGCTCAAACAAGGAGTTGGTAAAGGAGATAGGGCTTCTTGGTTCAAATGGCGTTCCGTCTTTGATACCATCTGCATCTCCTTATCTTGATGATCCTACATTGAAGCTCATGACTCCCCAGAAAGGTGAGGTGGTTAGCCAGACCGATCATTCTGTGACTGGAGATAATTGGTCACAGAGAGCTGCGCAAAAGAATATTGTGACCTGTAAGACATATGTTAACAGGTCCAACTCAAAGAAGACTTGCACTGCATTTGAGATATTCAAGGAACTAGAAGAAATCGGAAGATCGTCAGATCAATCCTGGTCAAAATTTAGCTTCTCAAGACCAGGAAATGACGTTTCTATAGTTCGTGACTTCTCATTGAGACCTCTTACGGGCAAAGGGGCTCAAATTCTTAGGCAGCTTAAGATCGGTTTGCTCGATATGGACGCTGCCCTCCCTGAAGAAGCAATAAAATCATCAAGGGCTGACTCAGAAAAACGATGTACCTGGAGAGCATTTGTCAAATCTGCGAAATCTGTTTTTGAG ATGGTTCAAGCAACAATCGTGTTCGAAAACATGATCAAGACAGACTTCTTGAGAAAGGAATGGTGGTACTGGTCATCAATTTCGGCAGCAGCAAAGATAGCTACCATCTCCTCTCTTGCGCTCAGGATATACACATTGGATGCTGCAATCATTTATGAAACTCCTCTTCTGTTATCTCCTAAAGGAGCTGCAGAAGCTGGTATCAACTCGGATGAATGCAGCTCTGGTAAGGAAACAAAAGATTCCGTATCCGTTTGTAAGGGATCGGATCTTGAGTCTATCTAA